From a region of the Nonlabens dokdonensis DSW-6 genome:
- a CDS encoding PQQ-dependent sugar dehydrogenase: protein MRKTLLLLTLCFATFLFAQNPETNSRNFTVTKLANTNQLVSYPNEITYGPDGWLWITERSALDNTSDATNGERIVRVHPDTGAKTVMIDLHNDVDGFDGQDGLMGMAIHPDLMANANTSTNNFVYAAHTYGTQGNLKLKIIKMSFNNSNKRLTKVAGSLIENIDASNDHNSGRMKIGPDGKLYYTIGDLGWNQFRNKCSRIQSQALPTQNDVDNENWYSYKGKVLRMNLDGSIPTDNPKFFPFTVTDSNPVPSNSDTNRPDSEKVRSHIYSYGHRNAQGIVFDSTGKLYQSEHGDRVDDEVNIITAGKNYGWPLIVGQRDAQAYDYCIKASDPNGCSAADGNSCPSGSTIHQETAFPEPIDFQSPIATYVDLPATRPTGGFLTWPTVAPASIDVYESNIFPWNKSILIPTLKKGTIYRYELSADGNSVVSELIEFHSSNDRYRDVAISPDGSTIYAVTDSGGSTSGPSGTSNVGVTNPGAVFKIQYQAFPEPSNQVTNFNAQDNGNTIDLSWNDAIGGNTADGYAIAVSTTAGSFPTYIDGQQPNNDLDLSDGDGLVLVPNGEESYTFEDLADNTTYYFQITAYSNLAKDIDFLLSPVAPEASATTTISLEPTIIITEVVSNSIPEAYVEIFNYGTLPVDLATEGFYLGIAYDGSGVTGNDIDLTVTLQPGQYYTIGRASGSLNPDLTAWNVINGSGNDAYVLYNGDDEIVDIYGALGQNGNGQPWEYSNSRAVRKITVAEASNTWQASEWIIETISNFNDVTAGEGENIDFTYNNSWSPYDPSGSSYQAENAVIQNGSATLSDMTLFKNVTINSGATLVLNNSGLNITEDLQNNGSLNDSNGILELSGDSNQQINGNDFEISRLIISNSAIVSVDVSIKNVLDVNDDLTIAAMNQMILKSNDSGTAYVDEVNGNISGTFMVENYIPGKRSFRFMSPSVTTNNFIANNWQSDFGSSNVGTHITGSISGANGFDATGSGNVSMFTFDNTNQSWTPINNTDATNLIAGDAYRLFVRGDRTIDLSNNASTANNTTLKAVGNIATGNVTVNDLSPAAGGFNFIGNPYQAPVDLNQVLTAATNMNTSFVYYWDPAINTRGAYVTVDVLSNSSNNPSSLMNKYVQPNTSFFATTLANGPASLTFTEANKAINSGFLNSARSSSTLSRIEIALYESSEFQDGENSRDGAVIRFDSNQLNVVNSYDAVKFNNIDENLSIINGVDNLSIEQRNLPQDSEVIPLDINTYRATDYVLSFNLSSINVPVYLKDNYLSSYTPLNDGSNNYHYSVVSGNALSVASNRFELVFSNTVLSLEEIANTEFSVYPNPLSNNEKIFITGSLIDNVKSIALYNMLGQKIQNWSNINNVDNSLEIDLENLRAGNYILQINHDSGSDTKQLIVK, encoded by the coding sequence ATGAGAAAAACATTATTACTTTTAACTCTTTGCTTTGCAACATTTTTATTTGCACAGAACCCAGAAACAAACAGTAGAAATTTTACTGTTACCAAATTAGCCAATACAAACCAACTGGTATCCTACCCTAATGAAATAACTTATGGTCCAGACGGCTGGTTATGGATTACAGAAAGATCTGCATTAGATAATACAAGCGATGCAACTAACGGTGAGAGAATTGTCCGAGTGCATCCGGATACTGGCGCAAAAACTGTAATGATAGATCTACATAATGATGTGGATGGTTTTGATGGTCAAGATGGTTTAATGGGTATGGCTATTCATCCAGATTTAATGGCAAATGCTAATACAAGTACTAATAATTTTGTTTATGCTGCCCATACTTATGGAACTCAAGGTAATTTGAAATTAAAAATTATTAAAATGAGTTTTAATAATTCTAACAAAAGACTTACCAAGGTTGCTGGGTCATTAATTGAAAATATCGATGCAAGTAACGATCACAATTCTGGAAGAATGAAAATAGGTCCAGACGGCAAGTTATATTACACGATAGGTGATTTAGGTTGGAATCAATTCCGCAATAAATGCAGTAGAATTCAATCACAAGCTTTACCTACACAAAATGATGTAGATAATGAAAACTGGTATTCTTATAAAGGCAAAGTGCTGAGAATGAATCTTGATGGCTCTATACCTACCGATAATCCAAAATTCTTTCCATTTACGGTTACTGATTCAAACCCAGTTCCTAGTAATAGTGATACAAATAGACCAGATTCTGAAAAAGTAAGAAGCCATATTTATTCTTATGGTCACAGAAATGCTCAGGGAATTGTTTTTGATAGTACTGGAAAGTTGTATCAATCAGAACATGGAGACCGAGTTGATGATGAGGTAAATATAATTACAGCAGGTAAAAATTATGGTTGGCCATTAATCGTTGGTCAAAGAGATGCACAAGCTTATGATTACTGTATTAAAGCATCAGATCCTAATGGTTGTAGCGCTGCCGATGGAAATAGTTGTCCTTCTGGATCAACAATTCATCAAGAAACTGCCTTTCCAGAGCCTATCGATTTTCAATCACCCATTGCTACCTATGTAGATTTACCAGCAACGAGACCAACAGGTGGTTTTTTAACATGGCCTACAGTTGCTCCTGCAAGTATTGATGTGTATGAATCCAATATTTTTCCATGGAATAAAAGTATCCTAATTCCCACATTAAAAAAAGGAACAATCTATAGATATGAATTAAGTGCAGATGGAAACTCTGTGGTAAGTGAATTGATAGAATTTCATTCGTCTAATGATAGGTATAGAGATGTGGCTATATCGCCTGACGGTTCAACTATTTATGCCGTTACAGATAGTGGAGGAAGTACTTCTGGTCCTTCTGGAACTTCAAATGTAGGTGTTACTAATCCAGGTGCTGTTTTTAAAATTCAATATCAAGCTTTTCCAGAGCCTTCTAATCAAGTAACTAATTTCAACGCACAAGATAATGGCAATACTATAGATTTGTCGTGGAACGATGCAATAGGTGGAAACACAGCCGACGGATATGCGATCGCAGTAAGCACAACAGCTGGTAGTTTCCCAACATATATAGATGGACAGCAGCCTAACAATGATTTAGACCTTTCAGATGGTGATGGGTTGGTTTTAGTTCCTAACGGTGAAGAATCCTATACATTTGAGGACCTAGCTGATAATACAACTTATTATTTTCAAATCACTGCATATTCCAATCTTGCAAAAGACATTGATTTCCTATTATCACCTGTAGCTCCAGAAGCTTCTGCAACCACAACAATATCTTTAGAACCTACTATTATAATTACTGAAGTAGTTAGTAACAGCATTCCTGAAGCTTATGTAGAAATCTTTAATTATGGAACATTACCAGTTGATTTAGCTACCGAAGGATTCTACTTAGGTATTGCTTACGATGGAAGCGGAGTAACAGGAAATGATATAGATTTAACAGTAACGTTGCAACCTGGTCAATACTATACTATAGGTAGAGCCTCTGGTTCTCTCAATCCAGATCTTACGGCATGGAATGTTATAAATGGTAGTGGTAATGATGCATATGTTTTGTATAATGGTGATGATGAGATAGTAGATATATACGGCGCATTAGGTCAAAACGGAAATGGTCAACCTTGGGAATATTCAAATAGTCGTGCGGTAAGAAAAATTACTGTCGCAGAGGCAAGTAATACTTGGCAAGCATCAGAATGGATTATTGAAACTATTTCAAATTTTAATGATGTAACCGCTGGTGAAGGAGAGAACATCGATTTTACGTATAATAATTCTTGGTCACCATATGATCCGAGTGGTTCTAGTTATCAAGCAGAGAATGCAGTGATTCAAAATGGTAGTGCTACTTTGTCTGATATGACTTTATTTAAGAATGTAACAATCAACTCTGGTGCAACTCTAGTCTTGAATAATTCTGGTTTAAACATTACAGAAGATTTACAAAATAATGGGTCATTAAACGATTCAAACGGTATTTTAGAACTATCAGGTGATAGTAATCAACAAATTAATGGGAACGATTTTGAAATAAGTCGTTTAATAATAAGCAACAGCGCTATAGTAAGTGTTGATGTTAGTATAAAAAATGTGTTAGATGTAAATGATGATTTAACCATAGCCGCTATGAATCAAATGATTTTGAAAAGTAATGATTCTGGAACGGCATATGTAGATGAAGTAAACGGAAACATTTCAGGAACTTTTATGGTAGAAAATTATATACCAGGAAAACGCTCTTTTAGATTTATGAGTCCTTCTGTTACTACAAATAATTTTATTGCAAATAACTGGCAAAGTGATTTTGGAAGTTCTAATGTAGGAACACATATTACTGGGTCAATTTCTGGTGCAAATGGATTTGACGCTACTGGATCTGGAAATGTTTCTATGTTTACATTTGACAACACAAATCAATCTTGGACACCTATTAATAATACAGATGCTACTAATTTAATTGCTGGTGATGCCTACCGTTTATTTGTAAGAGGAGATCGTACCATAGATTTAAGTAACAATGCATCTACTGCAAACAACACTACTCTTAAAGCTGTTGGAAATATTGCTACAGGAAATGTAACGGTAAACGACTTGAGTCCAGCTGCTGGCGGTTTTAACTTTATAGGTAATCCTTACCAGGCTCCAGTAGACCTCAATCAGGTACTAACAGCGGCTACAAATATGAACACATCATTTGTATATTATTGGGATCCTGCCATTAATACCAGAGGAGCCTATGTGACAGTTGATGTCCTTTCTAACTCGTCAAACAATCCTAGCTCCTTAATGAACAAATACGTACAGCCCAATACATCTTTCTTTGCAACTACTTTGGCAAATGGTCCTGCTAGCTTGACATTTACCGAAGCAAACAAAGCTATAAATTCTGGATTTTTAAACTCTGCCAGAAGTAGTTCAACTCTTAGTCGTATAGAGATTGCACTGTATGAATCATCAGAATTTCAAGATGGTGAGAATTCTAGGGATGGTGCAGTAATTAGATTTGATAGTAATCAACTCAACGTAGTAAATAGTTATGATGCGGTAAAATTCAATAATATTGATGAAAATTTAAGTATCATAAACGGCGTTGACAACCTAAGTATTGAGCAGCGCAATTTGCCTCAAGATTCAGAAGTTATACCTTTAGACATAAATACGTATCGAGCTACAGATTATGTGCTTTCTTTTAATTTAAGTTCGATTAATGTACCAGTTTACTTAAAAGATAATTACCTCAGTAGCTACACGCCGCTCAACGATGGCTCTAATAATTATCATTACTCGGTTGTTTCTGGTAATGCATTATCAGTTGCGTCTAATAGGTTTGAGCTGGTATTCTCAAATACGGTATTATCCTTAGAAGAAATAGCAAATACAGAATTTTCTGTTTATCCTAATCCACTATCAAATAATGAAAAGATATTCATAACAGGAAGCTTGATCGATAACGTAAAAAGTATTGCCTTGTACAATATGCTTGGTCAAAAAATCCAAAACTGGAGCAACATTAACAATGTAGACAATAGTTTAGAAATAGACCTAGAAAACCTAAGAGCTGGAAATTATATCCTTCAAATTAATCATGATTCAGGATCTGATACTAAACAACTGATAGTAAAGTAA
- a CDS encoding S9 family peptidase has protein sequence MSLKAPIAKKIAHVHDKHGHQRIDNYHWMTQRDAPEVMDYLKSENAYYEKVTEHTNEMKEQLFEEIKGRIKEDDESVPYLLNGYWYISKMKTGESYPYYYRRKDGEEKEELLFNVNEMAIGHDYYKLTSINISPNNKMLAYGIDTKGRREYTIFIKNLETGETLDQNLELTTGGSVWANDNETLFFTRKDPQTLRANKIFKYKIGAPATENELVFEEKDEIFNCFVYKTLSERFIMIKSSATLSDEVRFIDADFPDSTFKIVQERQDVMEYSVSHYQDSFYIMTNKDGATNFKVMKTAIETPEMENWQDFIAHDKEVLLEDFDLFEDYFVISDRFNGLNRIRIKAWDNTVDYFLPFENETYTAFTSANFQFQTKKLRYNYNSMTLPPSVIEFDMETREEVILKTQPIEDPNFNADDYQSERIWATAKDGVKVPISLVYKKDLIKEEGNPLLQYSYGSYGHTIDPYFSISRLSLLDRGFIFAIAHVRGGEYLGREWYEDGKMFSKRNTFTDFIACSEYLIQEKYTSASQLYASGGSAGGLLMGAIINMAPHLYNGILSAVPFVDVVTTMLDDSIPLTTGEYDEWGNPNNKDSYDYMLSYSPYDQVKEQDYPNMLVTTGYHDSQVQYWEPAKWVAKLREKKKDNNLLLFKTDLASGHSGASGRYDALKEVAIDFAFLLDLENRKG, from the coding sequence ATGTCCTTAAAGGCTCCTATTGCAAAGAAAATTGCCCATGTCCATGATAAGCATGGTCATCAAAGAATTGATAATTACCACTGGATGACGCAACGCGATGCGCCAGAAGTGATGGATTATTTAAAGAGTGAGAATGCTTACTATGAAAAGGTTACTGAGCATACTAATGAAATGAAAGAGCAGTTATTTGAAGAAATCAAGGGCCGCATCAAAGAAGATGATGAGTCCGTGCCTTATCTATTAAATGGCTACTGGTACATCAGTAAAATGAAAACTGGTGAAAGCTATCCGTATTACTACAGAAGAAAAGATGGTGAAGAAAAGGAAGAATTGCTTTTTAATGTAAACGAAATGGCAATAGGTCATGACTATTACAAACTCACTTCTATCAATATCTCGCCTAATAATAAAATGCTAGCCTATGGTATAGATACTAAAGGCCGTCGCGAGTACACTATTTTCATTAAGAATTTAGAAACAGGAGAGACTCTTGACCAAAACCTAGAACTGACCACAGGAGGATCTGTCTGGGCAAATGATAATGAAACTTTATTTTTTACAAGAAAAGATCCACAGACTTTAAGAGCCAATAAAATTTTTAAATACAAAATAGGCGCTCCAGCGACTGAAAATGAATTGGTTTTTGAAGAAAAGGATGAAATATTTAATTGCTTTGTTTACAAAACTCTTTCGGAGCGATTTATCATGATTAAATCATCAGCAACTTTATCTGACGAGGTACGATTTATAGATGCCGATTTTCCTGATAGTACATTTAAAATAGTGCAGGAACGTCAAGACGTGATGGAATATAGCGTGTCGCATTACCAGGACAGCTTTTACATCATGACCAATAAGGATGGTGCAACTAACTTTAAAGTCATGAAAACTGCTATAGAAACTCCAGAAATGGAAAACTGGCAGGATTTTATTGCGCACGATAAAGAGGTGTTGTTAGAAGACTTCGATTTATTTGAGGATTACTTTGTTATTTCAGATCGATTTAATGGCTTGAATCGTATTAGGATTAAAGCTTGGGATAATACGGTAGATTATTTTTTACCTTTTGAAAATGAGACTTACACTGCATTTACGAGTGCCAATTTTCAGTTTCAAACTAAGAAATTGAGGTACAATTACAATTCAATGACTTTACCACCGTCAGTCATCGAGTTTGATATGGAGACTCGGGAAGAAGTCATTCTCAAAACGCAACCTATAGAAGATCCTAATTTTAATGCAGATGATTATCAATCTGAAAGAATATGGGCAACGGCAAAAGATGGAGTGAAAGTTCCTATAAGTTTAGTGTATAAGAAGGATTTAATTAAAGAAGAAGGAAATCCATTATTGCAATATAGTTATGGAAGCTATGGTCATACTATCGACCCTTATTTTTCTATATCTAGATTGAGTTTACTGGATAGAGGTTTTATTTTTGCGATAGCACACGTCAGAGGTGGCGAGTATTTAGGAAGGGAATGGTATGAAGATGGTAAAATGTTTTCAAAAAGAAACACGTTTACGGACTTCATTGCTTGTAGTGAGTATTTGATTCAGGAAAAATATACTTCAGCCAGCCAGCTTTATGCCTCTGGTGGCAGTGCTGGAGGATTGTTGATGGGCGCTATCATTAATATGGCCCCTCATTTATACAACGGCATCTTGAGTGCAGTCCCATTTGTGGATGTGGTGACAACTATGCTGGATGATAGTATCCCGCTTACTACAGGTGAATATGATGAATGGGGAAACCCTAATAATAAGGATAGTTATGATTATATGTTAAGCTATTCTCCTTATGATCAAGTGAAGGAACAAGATTATCCTAACATGTTAGTTACTACCGGTTATCACGATTCTCAAGTTCAATATTGGGAACCGGCAAAATGGGTCGCAAAATTAAGAGAAAAGAAAAAAGATAACAATTTGTTATTGTTCAAAACCGATTTGGCTAGTGGTCACAGCGGTGCATCAGGTAGGTATGATGCACTTAAAGAGGTCGCAATCGATTTCGCTTTTTTACTAGATCTAGAAAATAGGAAAGGCTAG
- a CDS encoding YbaB/EbfC family nucleoid-associated protein — MFGDISGMMGKLKEAQQKVEDTKKRMDTVLIDEQSNDGLLKVTVTASRTIKNIVVADELLEDKDQLEDYLVMVTNKALSKAEGIYEAEVAAVAKDGMPNIPGMDMFK, encoded by the coding sequence ATGTTTGGAGATATTTCAGGTATGATGGGTAAGTTAAAAGAGGCTCAGCAAAAAGTTGAAGACACAAAAAAAAGAATGGATACCGTTTTAATAGACGAGCAGTCTAACGACGGATTACTAAAAGTAACAGTGACTGCAAGTCGCACCATCAAAAACATTGTTGTGGCAGACGAGCTTCTAGAAGACAAAGATCAATTAGAAGATTATCTTGTAATGGTCACTAATAAAGCACTTTCTAAAGCCGAAGGTATTTATGAAGCCGAAGTCGCTGCAGTTGCAAAGGATGGAATGCCTAATATTCCAGGAATGGATATGTTTAAGTAA